In Nicotiana tabacum cultivar K326 chromosome 19, ASM71507v2, whole genome shotgun sequence, one DNA window encodes the following:
- the LOC107767551 gene encoding cysteine--tRNA ligase, chloroplastic/mitochondrial-like isoform X1: protein MAMDKLELQIYNTLTKQTEVFKSKEPGKVKMYICGVTPYDFSHIGHARSYVAFDILYRYLKYLRYDVVYVRNFSDVDEKIIRRANEFGEDPIALSGRYCQEFLKDMDDLQCLPPIHQPRVSEHMEEIKEMIAKVMTNGYAYTVDGDVYFSVDSFPEYGRISGQKLEDNRAGVRFAVDSRKLNPADFALWKAAKPGEPSWDSPWGRGRPGWHIECSAMSAYYLTHSFDIHGGGMDLIFPHHENEIAQNCAACGPESNVSYWMHNGFVTIDDEKMSKSLGNFFTIREVTRLYHPIALRYFLLGTHYRSPVNYSISQIEIASESVYYIYQTLHDSEEALSAFQQGTVTETKVKGVRVSPQAQECISELRNELETKLSDDLHTPAILNAALQEALRLMNSYVNMLKKKQQQLSVILYLSELQKEVKAVLDVLGLLLGSTCAEVLQQFKERALKRADLTEEDILLAIEERALARKNKEFARSDQIRTDLVAKGIALMDIGT from the exons ATGGCGATGGACAAGTTGGAATTGCAGATATATAATACACTGACGAAGCAGACGGAGGTTTTCAAATCGAAGGAACCTGGCAAGGTTAAAATGTACATATGTGGTGTTACCCCCTATGACTTCAGTCACATCGGCCATGCCCGTTCATATGTCGCCTTCGACATTCTCTACAG GTATCTGAAATACTTGAGATATGATGTTGTGTATGTGCGCAACTTCTCAGATGTAGATGAAAAG ATAATTCGTCGGGCTAACGAGTTTGGAGAGGACCCAATAGCTTTGAGTGGTCGATACTGCCAGGAGTTTCTAAAAGACATGGATGATCTCCAATGCCTCCCACCAATTCATCAGCCTCGTGTTAGTGAGCATATGGAGGAGATTAAGGAAATGATAGCTAAG GTAATGACTAATGGCTATGCATATACAGTTGATGGAGATGTTTATTTCTCTGTCGATAGTTTTCCAGAGTATGGTCGCATATCTGGACAAAAATTAGAAGATAATCGAGCTGGAGTACGCTTTGCAGTTGATTCAAGAAAGCTAAATCCTGCTGACTTTGCCTTGTGGAAG GCTGCAAAGCCTGGTGAACCAAGTTGGGACAGCCCCTGGGGTCGTGGAAGACCAGGTTGGCATATAGAATGCAGTGCAATGAGTGCCTACTATTTAACACATTCTTTTGATATACATGGTGGTGGAATGGACTTGATTTTTCCTCACCATGAGAATGAGATTGCCCAGAATTGCGCTGCTTGTGGCCCGGAGAGTAATGTTAGCTACTGGATGCATAATGGTTTTGTTACCATAGATGATGAGAAAATGTCGAAATCATTGGGGAACTTCTTCACTATACGTGAG GTTACTCGATTGTACCATCCCATTGCATTGAGGTACTTCTTGTTGGGGACGCACTACCGATCTCCTGTTAATTACTCAATATCACAGATAGAAATTGCTTCAGAATCTGTGTATTACATTTATCAG ACCTTACATGATAGTGAAGAAGCTTTGTCTGCTTTCCAACAAGGAACTGTAACAGAAACAAAAGTAAAGGGGGTGCGTGTTAGCCCTCAGGCCCAAGAATGCATCAGCGAGTTGCGTAATGAATTGGAGACAAAGCTTTCTGACGATTTGCATACACCTGCAATTTTAAATGCTGCTCTTCAAGAAGCCCTTAGACTTATGAATAGCTATGTGAACATGCTGAAG AAAAAGCAACAACAGTTATCTGTTATTTTGTACCTAAGTGAGCTCCAGAAAGAAGTGAAGGCAGTGCTGGATGTCCTTGGATTGCTCCTTGGTTCAACTTGTGCTGAG GTTTTGCAGCAGTTTAAAGAGAGAGCACTGAAAAGGGCTGACTTGACGGAGGAAGATATTTTGCTTGCCATAGAGGAAAGAGCACTAGCAAGGAAAAATAAGGAGTTTGCAAGAAGCGATCAGATTAGAACTGATTTAGTGGCCAAGGGAATTGCTTTAATGGACATAGGGACATAA
- the LOC107767551 gene encoding cysteine--tRNA ligase, chloroplastic/mitochondrial-like isoform X2: MYICGVTPYDFSHIGHARSYVAFDILYRYLKYLRYDVVYVRNFSDVDEKIIRRANEFGEDPIALSGRYCQEFLKDMDDLQCLPPIHQPRVSEHMEEIKEMIAKVMTNGYAYTVDGDVYFSVDSFPEYGRISGQKLEDNRAGVRFAVDSRKLNPADFALWKAAKPGEPSWDSPWGRGRPGWHIECSAMSAYYLTHSFDIHGGGMDLIFPHHENEIAQNCAACGPESNVSYWMHNGFVTIDDEKMSKSLGNFFTIREVTRLYHPIALRYFLLGTHYRSPVNYSISQIEIASESVYYIYQTLHDSEEALSAFQQGTVTETKVKGVRVSPQAQECISELRNELETKLSDDLHTPAILNAALQEALRLMNSYVNMLKKKQQQLSVILYLSELQKEVKAVLDVLGLLLGSTCAEVLQQFKERALKRADLTEEDILLAIEERALARKNKEFARSDQIRTDLVAKGIALMDIGT, encoded by the exons ATGTACATATGTGGTGTTACCCCCTATGACTTCAGTCACATCGGCCATGCCCGTTCATATGTCGCCTTCGACATTCTCTACAG GTATCTGAAATACTTGAGATATGATGTTGTGTATGTGCGCAACTTCTCAGATGTAGATGAAAAG ATAATTCGTCGGGCTAACGAGTTTGGAGAGGACCCAATAGCTTTGAGTGGTCGATACTGCCAGGAGTTTCTAAAAGACATGGATGATCTCCAATGCCTCCCACCAATTCATCAGCCTCGTGTTAGTGAGCATATGGAGGAGATTAAGGAAATGATAGCTAAG GTAATGACTAATGGCTATGCATATACAGTTGATGGAGATGTTTATTTCTCTGTCGATAGTTTTCCAGAGTATGGTCGCATATCTGGACAAAAATTAGAAGATAATCGAGCTGGAGTACGCTTTGCAGTTGATTCAAGAAAGCTAAATCCTGCTGACTTTGCCTTGTGGAAG GCTGCAAAGCCTGGTGAACCAAGTTGGGACAGCCCCTGGGGTCGTGGAAGACCAGGTTGGCATATAGAATGCAGTGCAATGAGTGCCTACTATTTAACACATTCTTTTGATATACATGGTGGTGGAATGGACTTGATTTTTCCTCACCATGAGAATGAGATTGCCCAGAATTGCGCTGCTTGTGGCCCGGAGAGTAATGTTAGCTACTGGATGCATAATGGTTTTGTTACCATAGATGATGAGAAAATGTCGAAATCATTGGGGAACTTCTTCACTATACGTGAG GTTACTCGATTGTACCATCCCATTGCATTGAGGTACTTCTTGTTGGGGACGCACTACCGATCTCCTGTTAATTACTCAATATCACAGATAGAAATTGCTTCAGAATCTGTGTATTACATTTATCAG ACCTTACATGATAGTGAAGAAGCTTTGTCTGCTTTCCAACAAGGAACTGTAACAGAAACAAAAGTAAAGGGGGTGCGTGTTAGCCCTCAGGCCCAAGAATGCATCAGCGAGTTGCGTAATGAATTGGAGACAAAGCTTTCTGACGATTTGCATACACCTGCAATTTTAAATGCTGCTCTTCAAGAAGCCCTTAGACTTATGAATAGCTATGTGAACATGCTGAAG AAAAAGCAACAACAGTTATCTGTTATTTTGTACCTAAGTGAGCTCCAGAAAGAAGTGAAGGCAGTGCTGGATGTCCTTGGATTGCTCCTTGGTTCAACTTGTGCTGAG GTTTTGCAGCAGTTTAAAGAGAGAGCACTGAAAAGGGCTGACTTGACGGAGGAAGATATTTTGCTTGCCATAGAGGAAAGAGCACTAGCAAGGAAAAATAAGGAGTTTGCAAGAAGCGATCAGATTAGAACTGATTTAGTGGCCAAGGGAATTGCTTTAATGGACATAGGGACATAA
- the LOC107767551 gene encoding cysteine--tRNA ligase, chloroplastic/mitochondrial-like isoform X3 — MKRCLTVGSFQIIRRANEFGEDPIALSGRYCQEFLKDMDDLQCLPPIHQPRVSEHMEEIKEMIAKVMTNGYAYTVDGDVYFSVDSFPEYGRISGQKLEDNRAGVRFAVDSRKLNPADFALWKAAKPGEPSWDSPWGRGRPGWHIECSAMSAYYLTHSFDIHGGGMDLIFPHHENEIAQNCAACGPESNVSYWMHNGFVTIDDEKMSKSLGNFFTIREVTRLYHPIALRYFLLGTHYRSPVNYSISQIEIASESVYYIYQTLHDSEEALSAFQQGTVTETKVKGVRVSPQAQECISELRNELETKLSDDLHTPAILNAALQEALRLMNSYVNMLKKKQQQLSVILYLSELQKEVKAVLDVLGLLLGSTCAEVLQQFKERALKRADLTEEDILLAIEERALARKNKEFARSDQIRTDLVAKGIALMDIGT, encoded by the exons ATGAAAAG GTGCTTAACGGTCGGTTCTTTTCAGATAATTCGTCGGGCTAACGAGTTTGGAGAGGACCCAATAGCTTTGAGTGGTCGATACTGCCAGGAGTTTCTAAAAGACATGGATGATCTCCAATGCCTCCCACCAATTCATCAGCCTCGTGTTAGTGAGCATATGGAGGAGATTAAGGAAATGATAGCTAAG GTAATGACTAATGGCTATGCATATACAGTTGATGGAGATGTTTATTTCTCTGTCGATAGTTTTCCAGAGTATGGTCGCATATCTGGACAAAAATTAGAAGATAATCGAGCTGGAGTACGCTTTGCAGTTGATTCAAGAAAGCTAAATCCTGCTGACTTTGCCTTGTGGAAG GCTGCAAAGCCTGGTGAACCAAGTTGGGACAGCCCCTGGGGTCGTGGAAGACCAGGTTGGCATATAGAATGCAGTGCAATGAGTGCCTACTATTTAACACATTCTTTTGATATACATGGTGGTGGAATGGACTTGATTTTTCCTCACCATGAGAATGAGATTGCCCAGAATTGCGCTGCTTGTGGCCCGGAGAGTAATGTTAGCTACTGGATGCATAATGGTTTTGTTACCATAGATGATGAGAAAATGTCGAAATCATTGGGGAACTTCTTCACTATACGTGAG GTTACTCGATTGTACCATCCCATTGCATTGAGGTACTTCTTGTTGGGGACGCACTACCGATCTCCTGTTAATTACTCAATATCACAGATAGAAATTGCTTCAGAATCTGTGTATTACATTTATCAG ACCTTACATGATAGTGAAGAAGCTTTGTCTGCTTTCCAACAAGGAACTGTAACAGAAACAAAAGTAAAGGGGGTGCGTGTTAGCCCTCAGGCCCAAGAATGCATCAGCGAGTTGCGTAATGAATTGGAGACAAAGCTTTCTGACGATTTGCATACACCTGCAATTTTAAATGCTGCTCTTCAAGAAGCCCTTAGACTTATGAATAGCTATGTGAACATGCTGAAG AAAAAGCAACAACAGTTATCTGTTATTTTGTACCTAAGTGAGCTCCAGAAAGAAGTGAAGGCAGTGCTGGATGTCCTTGGATTGCTCCTTGGTTCAACTTGTGCTGAG GTTTTGCAGCAGTTTAAAGAGAGAGCACTGAAAAGGGCTGACTTGACGGAGGAAGATATTTTGCTTGCCATAGAGGAAAGAGCACTAGCAAGGAAAAATAAGGAGTTTGCAAGAAGCGATCAGATTAGAACTGATTTAGTGGCCAAGGGAATTGCTTTAATGGACATAGGGACATAA